A stretch of the Hippoglossus hippoglossus isolate fHipHip1 chromosome 1, fHipHip1.pri, whole genome shotgun sequence genome encodes the following:
- the LOC117760665 gene encoding FERM and PDZ domain-containing protein 1 isoform X1, whose protein sequence is MEVEDRSRSPSRKTSRVEQVVGRWLRRSRDLGSRSHSLSRDRVAENGKTAESSGSDQRNYPFRFNIQIPRDPTLNSHGLTLSPQAPILVQEVTPGGPADGRLIPGDQLVKINNVAVDDLTPEQTAEIIRECQDTLTMTVLRTMLGPKSSFITPEKRAKLRSNPVKVHFAEEVEVNGHCQGNSLLFLPNVLKVYLENGQTKAFKFEPSTTVKDIVMTLKEKLSLSRIELFSLVLEQQHSISKLLLLHDEERIQQVVQKKEAHDYRCLFRICFMPKNFQTLMQEDPRAFEYLYLQGVNDVLQERFAVEMRCNTALRLAALHIQERLASCGQSSKTNLKIITKTWGIENFVSSTLLRNMREKDLRKAIGYHMKKSQSQHDPKQKGVAVDLARINYLEELAELKSFGGKSFSATMMLQDRESMVTLLVGARYGVSQVVNHKLSILSTLTEFTCITRIELLPESDKVSLVKIYLQDIKPITLLLESVAAKDMSCLIAGYCRVFVDPSLNIFPWIDDPRKHRVSAEEGYVSRCGSNSDDSSDLDMEPLVSLVSFNERLCPRVRSSSDPDGRKRKDKRRYKDREKGVKSWEDKNLKPNEEKDTDTEKEKSLLDMNNEAKIENTEHQEETEGAQDVGQIQIEVADNDSQEQQVKVGEEGKVGVGEEVQVVEDQPSEPSDSCQTDSRVLNSPSSDSLDALEEDDLLLCSSSSSFLNVPSQTYSHIHSPLQLNPYFHRHVQPHLLAPPPAHSHPLIHFTSQDRGGGRCRRSGDGADPQLIAPISTSQNLHHAQKCSSNPCSDESSLCFAELSRLMDFLPSPPEASEDDEDEEEELRRRRDMLKEMDQSVRRAGEGGSGEGGCKEYPLSLSPSSDSSHMDFVFNFNQSDARCYYKLCSSITPDSARSLPRPLYHNEGEDCEEVEGNEDKAEELEPIPILQPPPGFGDSSSDEEFFDARDRFTSHEDPTSGALPKDISTEMKLDLLSTLSLSDIRVTHGDKAGRATEDNRGGEEKGGGRETLFELRKRSRKRRSFMETTYTSMVSYPEPDPESKQDPVSNGLHINLLAEDSDAQMLSSDPEPSEQSQNPSPTVSSLTHSEGEPAQLESKPILSKACSHGPGSPSASGSHEPAIETQPSSRTKTQEMEMEPDTMESKSVTDQVKATSPTITVVRCRVDPDGKESADRRGDGKEEGEGQEEMGEGKEEEEKEETTGVSGKGPFTCHMFLPEIVNELQKEEDMGEEKIEAARGYSSQRPLVCPDKQVEANTLPKYLIEGSNGFLGSHLTTQDLNSSVEEYMLEVVRDMSYSPPPPPPSSPLPPLAVFHKSQSDCLVSDEDRSKNVETSSKASSEETPFSKQNHTNKAQLHLQVTTSVNEDETIGVVNSAMTTSDEVSDSTNSDNVFDDDELSNSLNSSLSDKKDDCSLASKHCLRSKSVTAGKGESQMRKKSPTNTEAHTSIHSVNSDYTRAINSITAKLGAATSITSPTFNSASGSQSAVKHVNASYSNQKVDKARSGSTLPSADANNSLASPSFVKVNTDMINDLSKEPPSPTHFRFQACSHSIMGRLSASTLRGKIQNLPLYLSRSQETLHQTGVGNRAQSPAEDSSSNNVEIAIIVTDVHDVTQTIDSELGTISESVDSDDSDTTVTGSEVDGEFFVETTPINTCHSGLEVKDVNSPLPVLTEPKPKHHHQLLHSIQHTPGPITEPPAPIVNSFQRDTSGMTVDTPGPIKLAPEQNMVTTPGEDNSGYKMNYQSTSFPPPIVVTTQNLNRAGLPFHNQSQTVRRTSSDRPLMGLCRPSEQSSDSAKTLSSGCRVFTICEDPSETKTPAELGTTAPLKSEFGCRSVLTSGCESVVDGLQVPLDTCGCPVVYTNCFSGGDSFDDELTVYEFSCRTQSSGVTQTSGAVLPLMTSPTVPSFLSSSSIHSPSFPRSILFSSSTSELSPLLSPLSDTSDCFPSQMHKDIISRLGQQRHLEPPAGFQELRVEVDQLLSILESSGSGRSVAGHGGRHPRDTCPAHFTENKRVLQMEARSLMSSCQKVVGIGQSPMEMLHSLGDSFRTLVKLASICLWFSGCDRCDRRNAEAVAGLADVARSFRDFCLAAERASSKRSCQDLSTKLLAKQCTALTASVFCFTQLFRTLTAL, encoded by the exons GGCCCAAAGTCATCATTCATCACACCGGAGAAGAGGGCCAAGCTCAGATCCAACCCTGTAAAAGTTCACTTTGCAGAGGAGGTGGAAGTAAATGGGCACTGTCAG GGTAACTCGCTGCTCTTCCTGCCTAATGTTCTGAAGGTTTATCTGGAGAACGGGCAGACCAAGGCCTTTAAATTTGAACCCAGCACCACGGTCAAG GACATTGTGATGACACTGAAGGAAAAGCTTTCTCTGAGCCGTATTGAACTCTTCTCCCTGgtgctggagcagcagcacagcatcAGTAAACTACTGCTGCTACACGACGAGGAGAGAATTCAGCAG gtggtCCAGAAGAAAGAGGCCCATGACTACAGGTGTCTCTTCCGCATTTGTTTCATGCCCAAAAACTTCCAGACTCTGATGCAGGAGGATCCCAGGGCCTTCGAATACCTCTACCTGCAG GGAGTGAATGATGTGCTGCAGGAGCGCTTTGCTGTAGAGATGAGGTGTAACACTGCCTTGCGACTCGCTGCCCTGCACATCCAGGAGAGGTTGGCGAGCTGTGGACAGTCATCAAAGACCAACCTGAAAATCATCAC GAAGACGTGGGGCATTGAGAACTTTGTGTCATCCACATTGTTGAGGAACATGCGAGAGAAGGATCTGAGGAAGGCCATCGGCTACCACATGAAGAAGAGCCAATCGCAGCACGATCCCAAGCAGAAGGGCGTGGCAGTCGATCTGGCACGGATAAACTACCTGGAGGAGCTGGCAGAGCTCAAGTCATTTGGAGGCAAATCCTTCAGTGCCACCATGATG CTCCAGGACAGGGAATCGATGGTGACCCTGCTGGTGGGGGCGCGGTATGGGGTTAGCCAGGTGGTCAACCACAAGCTTAGCATCCTGTCTACCCTTACAGAGTTCACCTGTATCACACGCATTGAGCTGCTGCCTGAATCAGACAAGGTCAGCCTGGTCAAAATATACCTGCAGGACATTAAG CCCATCACATTGCTGTTGGAGTCAGTGGCAGCCAAAGATATGTCCTGCCTAATAGCAGGGTACTGTCGAGTTTTTGTTGACCCCAGCCTCAACATCTTTCCCTGGATAGATGACCCCAGGAAGCACAGAGTGTCTGCTGAGGAAG GTTACGTCTCCCGCTGTGGCAGCAACTCAGATGACTCCTCAGACCTGGACATGGAACCACTAGTCAGCCTGGTGTCTTTCAACGAGAGGCTGTGCCCCCGTGTCAGATCCTCCTCTGATCcagatggaagaaaaagaaaagacaaaaggagaTACAAAGATAGGGAAAAGGGAGTTAAATCTTGGGAagataaaaatctaaaaccaaatgaagaaaaagataCTGACACTGAAAAGGAAAAGTCTCTGCTAGATATGAATAATGAGGCTAAgattgaaaacactgaacaccaagaggagacagaaggagcgCAGGATGTTGGACAAATACAGATTGAAGTAGCAGACAATGACTCACAAGAACAACAGGTAAAAGTGGGGGAAGAGGGGAAGGTTGGGGTTGGAGAAGAGGTGCAAGTAGTAGAGGACCAGCCGTCCGAACCATCAGATTCTTGTCAAACTGACTCTCGTGTCCTCAACAGCCCCTCCAGCGATTCCCTTGATGCTTTGGAGGAAGATGATTTACTGTtgtgttcctcttcctccagcttcctaAATGTTCCCTCACAAACCTATTCACACATCCACTCTCCTCTTCAACTGAATCCTTATTTTCATAGACATGTCCAGCCTCACCTCCTCGCCCCACCACCAGCTCACTCCCACCCCCTCATCCACTTCACAAGTCAGGACAGGGGAGGAGGACGCTGCAGGAGGTCAGGCGATGGAGCTGATCCTCAACTCATCGCACCTATCTCCACCTCTCAGAACCTTCACCACGCCCAAAAATGTTCAAGTAACCCCTGCTCTGATGAGAGTTCCCTGTGCTTCGCTGAGCTCTCTCGCCTCATGGACTTCTTGCCGAGCCCTCCTGAGGCcagtgaggatgatgaagatgaagaagaggagttgaggaggaggagggatatGTTGAAAGAAATGGACCAGTCAGTGAGAAGAGCAGGGGAAGGAGGAAGTGGGGAGGGTGGTTGTAAAGAATATCCATTGTCCCTTTCCCCATCCTCTGACTCCTCCCACATGGACTTTGTGTTTAACTTCAACCAGAGCGACGCTCGCTGCTACTACAAACTCTGCTCCAGCATCACCCCAGACAGCGCCCGTAGCCTACCCCGCCCCCTATATCATAATGAGGGAGAGGACTGCGAAGAAGTGGAGGGAAATGAGGATAAGGCTgaagagctggagccaatccccaTCCTCCAGCCACCTCCAGGCTTTGGAGACAGCAGCTCTGACGAAGAGTTTTTTGACGCAAGAGATCGCTTCACCTCCCATGAAGACCCAACCTCAGGGGCCCTGCCAAAAG ATATTTCCACAGAGATGAAGCTGGACTTGCTCAGTACACTCAGCCTCAGTGACATCAGAGTGACACATGGAGACAAAGCTGGAAGAGCAACAGAGGACaatagaggaggagaggaaaaaggaggaggcagagaaacatTGTTCGAGCTTAGAAAAAGATCTCGCAAGCGTCGCTCCTTCATGGAAACCACTTATACCTCCATGGTGTCATATCCAGAACCAGATCCAGAATCAAAGCAGGACCCTGTTTCCAATGGGCTTCATATAAACCTTTTAGCAGAAGATAGTGATGCCCAGATGTTGAGTTCAGATCCTGAACCTTCAGAGCAAAGCCAGAATCCCAGCCCGactgtctcctctctgactcACTCTGAAGGTGAACCAGCTCAGCTTGAGTCAAAACCCATCCTGTCAAAAGCCTGTTCTCATGGACCTggctctccctctgcctctgggTCCCATGAACCGGCCATAGAGACACAGCCCTCCTCCAGGACCAAGACACAAGAAATGGAGATGGAACCTGACACAATGGAATCCAAATCGGTTACAGATCAGGTGAAGGCTACGTCACCAACTATTACAGTCGTCCGCTGCCGGGTGGATCCAGACGGGAAGGAAAGTGCTGATCGGAGGGGTGATGgaaaggaggaaggggagggacaggaggagatgggtgaggggaaagaggaggaagaaaaggaggagacgACAGGTGTGTCCGGGAAGGGGCCTTTCACTTGTCATATGTTTTTGCCGGAGATTGTTAATGAGTTACAGAAGGAGGAAGACATGGGGGAAGAGAAGATAGAAGCAGCGAGAGGGTACAGTTCACAGAGACCACTCGTATGCCCTGATAAACAAGTAGAAGCCAACACACTGCCAAAATATTTGATAGAAGGTAGTAATGGCTTTTTGGGATCTCATCTAACTACACAAGATTTAAACTCAAGTGTAGAGGAATATATGCTTGAAGTTGTGCGTGACATGTCATActcaccaccaccccctccaccttcttctcctctACCTCCACTAGCAGTTTTTCACAAATCCCAAAGTGACTGTTTGGTGAGTGACGAAGACAGAAGCAAAAATGTGGAGACCTCAAGCAAAGCATCTTCTGAGGAGACACCATTTAGCAAACAAAATCACACTAACAAAGCACAATTACATTTACAGGTCACAACCAGTGTTAATGAAGATGAAACTATTGGTGTTGTAAATTCTGCTATGACTACAAGCGATGAAGTTAGCGACAGCACCAATTCTGACAATGTGTTCGATGATGATGAGCTGAGTAATTCTTTAAATTCTAGTTTAAGTGACAAGAAAGATGACTGCAGTTTGGCTTCAAAGCATTGCCTCAGATCTAAGTCTGTCACTGCAGGTAAAGGCGAGTcacaaatgaggaaaaagtcTCCAACCAACACTGAAGCTCATACAAGCATTCATTCAGTTAATTCTGATTACACTCGTGCTATAAACTCCATCACAGCAAAGCTTGGAGCTGCAACTAGCATCACATCTCCGACCTTTAATTCAGCTTCTGGATCGCAAAGTGCCGTCAAACATGTAAATGCTTCATACTCAAATCAAAAAGTGGATAAAGCCCGAAGTGGTTCAACCTTGCCAAGTGCTGACGCTAACAACAGTTTAGCTAGTCCTAGCTTTGTGAAGGTGAACACAGACATGATCAATGATCTCTCCAAAGAGCCTCCCTCTCCAACTCACTTCCGCTTCCAGGCCTGTTCCCACAGCATCATGGGCCGCTTATCTGCCTCAACACTTAGGGGTAAGATTCAGAATTTGCCCCTCTATTTATCGCGCTCCCAGGAAACCCTCCACCAGACTGGTGTGGGGAATCGAGCCCAGAGTCCTGCcgaggacagcagcagcaacaatgtTGAGATTGCCATCATAGTTACAGACGTTCATGATGTTACCCAAACTATAGATAGTGAACTGGGCACAATATCAGAATCAGTAGATTCAGACGATTCAGATACAACAGTTACAGGATCAGAGGTGGACGGTGAGTTTTTTGTGGAAACAACTCCAATAAACACTTGTCATTCAGGTTTAGAGGTCAAAGATGTAAACTCTCCATTGCCTGTCCTGACCGAGCCCAAACCCAAACACCATCATCAGCTCCTGCACAGTATCCAGCACACACCAGGACCAATAACCGAGCCTCCAGCCCCCATTGTGAACAGCTTCCAGAGGGATACTTCAGGCATGACGGTAGACACCCCTGGCCCCATAAAACTCGCTCCTGAACAGAACATGGTCACAACCCCAGGTGAAGACAATTCAGGTTATAAAATGAACTATCAGTCAACTTCCTTTCCCCCTCCAATTGTGGTGACCACACAGAATCTAAATAGGGCAGGACTTCCTTTTCATAATCAGTCACAGACAGTAAGACGGACCAGCAGCGACAGGCCCTTGATGGGTCTTTGTAGACCTTCAGAGCAGAGTTCAGACTCAGCAAAAACACTTTCCTCAGGCTGCAGAGTGTTTACGATCTGTGAGGATCCATCTGAGACAAAGACTCCAGCCGAGCTTGGGACTACCGCGCCCTTAAAGTCTGAGTTTGGCTGCAGGTCTGTGCTAACATCTGGATGTGAGTCTGTTGTGGATGGGTTGCAGGTCCCACTGGACACTTGTGGTTGCCCAGTGGTCTATACCAACTGCTTTAGTGGAGGTGACAGCTTTGACGATGAGCTGACTGTCTATGAGTTCTCTTGCCGCACACAGAGCAGTGGTGTGACTCAGACTTCAGGAGCAGTTCTTCCTCTCATGACTTCTCCAACTgttccctcctttctctcctcttcctccatccactctccctcctttccACGCTcaatcctcttctcctcctctacctctgaGCTcagccctctcctctccccgcTGTCCGACACCTCTGACTGTTTCCCTTCTCAAATGCACAAGGACATCATTAGTCGTTTAGGTCAGCAGCGCCATCTAGAACCCCCTGCGGGTTTTCAAGAACTCCGTGTGGAAGTGGACCAGCTCCTCTCAATTCTAGAGAGTAGCGGTAGTGGCCGATCAGTGGCAGGTCACGGAGGTCGTCACCCCCGGGACACCTGTCCTGCTCACTTTACAGAGAACAAGCGGGTGCTCCAGATGGAGGCCCGGAGTCTGATGTCAAGCTGCCAGAAGGTAGTGGGGATTGGGCAGAGCCCCATGGAAATGCTTCACTCCCTGGGAGACAGCTTCCGAACCCTGGTGAAGTTGGCCAGCATATGCCTGTGGTTCTCTGGTTGCGACAGGTGTGACCGGAGGAATGCGGAGGCAGTTGCCGGGCTGGCAGATGTGGCCCGCTCATTCAGGGACTTCTGTCTGGCAGCAGAACGAGCCAGCAGCAAGCGCAGCTGCCAGGACCTGAGCACCAAGCTGCTCGCCAAACAGTGCACGGCGCTCACCGCATCCGTCTTCTGCTTCACTCAGCTGTTCCGCACCCTCACTGCACTATAA